Genomic DNA from Arthrobacter sp. B1I2:
AGGAAGCTTTTGACCGCCTGAAGGCAGAGCTGGACCACCTTTCCGGCGCAGGCCGGGCGGAGATCGTCCAGAAGATTGAAGCAGCGCGGCAAGAGGGGGACCTCAAGGAAAACGGGGGCTACCACGCGGCCAAGGAGGAGCAGGGCAAGATTGAAGCCCGCATCCGCCAGCTGACGGTTCTGCTCCGTGATGCCCATGTGGGTGAAGCGCCTGCCGATGACGGCATCGTGGAGCCCGGCATGATCGTGGTGGCCAGGATCGCCGGCGACGAGGAGACCTTCCTGCTGGGTTCACGCGAAATCGCGGGCGACTCCGACCTAAATGTCTTCAGCGAGAAGTCGCCTCTTGGTGCAGCCATCCTGGGCCACAAGGAGGGCGAGACCCTCAGCTACATCGCGCCGAACGGCAAGGACATCAAGGTGGAGATCCTCTCCGCCAAGCCTTACGCTGCCTAGCCCCTGGCCTGCCAGGCGCCGAAAGCAGGAAGCGGCGGCTGCCCCCGAGGGGGCGGCCGCCGCTTTTCCTTTTAAACCCCTTGCGCGTTGAACCCCTTGCGCGTTGAACCCCTTGCGCGTTGAACCCCTTGTGCCTGGCTCGCTGCAGGCCGGTCGTCAGAACTCCCGCGAAACCCCGGCGTTCCGCGGACGCAGCAGCAGCGCCGCCACAACGCCACCGGCGGCACCGCCCAGGTGCGCCTGCCAGCTCACATAACCCGCCACGAACGGCAGGGCGCCCAGGAGTATGCTCCCGTAGCCCATGAAGAGGACCACGGCGAGCAGGATCTGCCGCCAGCTGCGGTTGAAGAACCCCCTGACCAGGAGAAAC
This window encodes:
- the greA gene encoding transcription elongation factor GreA, which translates into the protein MSTTNSASAAWLTQEAFDRLKAELDHLSGAGRAEIVQKIEAARQEGDLKENGGYHAAKEEQGKIEARIRQLTVLLRDAHVGEAPADDGIVEPGMIVVARIAGDEETFLLGSREIAGDSDLNVFSEKSPLGAAILGHKEGETLSYIAPNGKDIKVEILSAKPYAA